ATATAACAATAAGCTACAATTTAAATATAGGTGGTCCACTTCTAATTGCACAGaggccttttgtgataaaactcCACCTAGTGGTCCATTGGGTCCTCCCTCTCCTAGGTGGTTAAGGTGAGGATAATATCAGTGCATAGTTTGGATAGGTAGTTGACTCCTATTGGGCCCGTTGGTACAATAGATATTGCTAATAGGAATCAAGAGCAATAGAGGCAGAATTATGACAATTTGACATCTTAGCAAATAGTTTTTTATTTGCCTTTGCTTCACAATGCCATTTATGTTGCACATACACATATATGCGACATGGGGCATAGGGAAACAACAAAtctaaaaattataaaaagggacacaaaaattcaaaaatatataataataataagacttatatatatatatatatatatcatgtgatgactaaaataaaaattaaaaaaatttataagggACTTGTAAAGCAAGTGGTTAAGAATGTTTATCTACGCACCTTGTGTTCTATTCCGTCTCCTCAATATCGATTGCATAtcaaaatttgagatttttttatataaaaaacttCTCTTTCTATTATAAAATATGCAGATTGCTGAATGGTTCATAAGagaaatttctctctcttctttttcccttttctagtaaaaataaaaagagagcGGTTTGAACActtaaacaaaaaaccaaaacaaaattataatttttttaaaaaaaaattatgtgaaaTCTAATGGGCTTCCGAAGGattcaaaaggaaataaaatgcaCTGGGCCGTTAAGTCTTGGGTTCCAGCGAACGAGCCCGTGTCATCTCCGAGGGAGCCGAAGCGCCAAACGGCGAGAGCGGAAGAGCTTTACGTTTCGGCTTGGCTTGTGAGTGGACCATCGATGATCTCCTTGTTCGCACCTCTGAAATTTTGTAACCCTCACGCCTGAGCTCGCACCGTTCGGCCCTACCCAAGCGCGCCAACCTCCAGCGGCGACCGGTGGTCTTATCCGGCTATCTCATCGCGACAGCAGTCAGACCATCTCATCTCCAGGTAAATTAGGGTTTCTATTTGGTTCATATTGATTTGCCTTCTATGTCTGTTATtcattgatattttattttcagtctTTTAAATCCAAATAGAAGCAATGTTTGATGATATCGTGTGTGAGAGGGATGTAAATGATTACCTTATTGGTTAAGGATTTATTATCTTTTCCAGCTTTTGGCTCTGTATTTATATTGTGTGTGAGAGGGAAAAAGAACAGTTATATCCTGTTTTAACCCAGCTGAATTTGAGACCAATAAATTGACGAAATTCTAAGtgattttgggaaattttgTTTGCTAGGTTATATGGCCCACAGGTTGCTCAGGAATGTGGAGGCGGATGGTTGGGAACGTTCAGACTTTCCCATCATCTGCGAGTCATGCTTGGGCGACAATCCCTACGTCCGGATGACACGAGCTGATTACGACAAGGAGTGCAAGATTTGCACTCGGCCATTCACCGTTTTCAGGTGGAGACCTGGTCGTGATGCGCGATTTAAGAAGTCAGAGATTTGTCAGACGTGCAGTAAGTTGAAAAATGTTTGTCAAGTTTGCCTCTTGGATCTGGAATACGGCTTGCCAGTTCAGGTTCGAGATACTGCTCTGGCCATCGGTTCCAACGATGCCATTCCAAAGAGTGATGTAAATAGGGAGTTTTTCGCTGAGGAGCATGACCGAAAGGTAACTTTTCTGTCTTTGCCTCGAACAACGGGGCTTAGTTAGAGTACTAATTTATGTAAATCTTTTGGAATCCTTTAGTgtctaattttaattttgattggtGAGTGCAGGCTAGAGCTGGTATAGACTACGAATCTTCATACGGAAAGGCACGACCCAGTGACACTATTCTGAAGCTTCAAAGAACAACACCCTATTACAAAAGGAACAGAGCACATGTCTGCAGTTTCTACATTCGGGGTGAGTGCACAAGAGGTGCTGAGTGTCCTTACAGGCACGAGATGCCCATAACTGGGGAGTTGTCACAGCAAAACATCAAAGATCGTTACTATGGGTATGTCCAATGCTTCATATTTCCTGTTCTCAGTATGATAATGAAGCATGAATTTCAAGttgcatgttttttttccttatagtTACAGTTGGCTACTTAAAACTTGTGAATTTGTTTGTTGATTAGCATTGTTTCTTATGTTTAATGTTTTCCACTCGATTATTTCCTCAGATTAAAGTCTACCTTTTTCAGTTGGGAATGAAATTCTTGTCTGAAATATTGGTAGATGTAATTTCCCTGCAAGTAGATAAAGTCGTTAATTTCAGTATATTTATTCTGAAGATTGTAGCTTCTTTTTCGGTTTGGGAGGTGATAGGAGTGTACTGCTGCAGCCTCTAGTTAGCATTTTCGGTCAACACAATAGCTTTCACAAACCTATATCCCCAATCTTTCTGTCGCATGTTTGTACATGCCCATATACCATAAAGTGCGGATTTCTGAAGTTTGTAATGCTCACATCTCATCTTAATTATCTGCAGAGTCAATGATCCAGTGGCGATGAAGCTGCTTAACAAGGCTGGAGAGATGCCCTCCCTGGAACCTCCTGAGGATGAAAGCATAAGAACTCTTTACGTGGGTGGGCTTGATGAGAGAATTTCTGAGCAGGATTTGAGGGATCAATTTTATGCTCATGGTGAAATAGAATCTGTTAGGATGGTACTACAACGAGCATGTGCTTTTGTAACCTACACAACAAGAGAAGGTGCAGAAAAGGCTGCAGAAGAACTCTCTAATAAACTGGTAATAAAGGGTTTGAGATTGAAGTTAATGTGGGGTAGGCCCCAAGCACCAAAACAGGACTCAGAGGGCACAGCTGAAGCTAGGCAGCAGGCAGTGGCTCATAGTGGGTTGTTGCCTCGAGCAGTCATATCTCAACAGCAGAACCAATTACAAGACCAACCTGCACCAGTGCACTATTACAACATGCCACCTCCACCCTCACAGGAGAGATCATTTTATCCATCAATGGATCCTCAAAGAATGGGGGCTATAGTTCCATCCCAGGAAGGGGCTCCTAGTGGGCCTACGGGTTCAGGCGAGAACAATTCCAGTGCAGAAAGGCAGCAACGTAGTCAGCATTATGCTTTTCAAAACATGCCTCAACCACATGCCCAATATCGGCAGCAGTTTTATCCTCCTCCCTACGGGTATATGCCTCCTCCACCAGCACCGCACCAGCAATACCCTCCGCAATATCATGCTGGAGTGACGCCACCACCGTCCTTGCCAATGAACCAACAGTACCAGAATTCAGCAACACCAGGGCCTGCACACTCGGGCTCTACATCATCAGGATCTGCACCATCAAATTCTGGACCTTCGGGGTCCACACCATCTGGTTCTGGGTCTGCGCAGACAGGGTCATCACAGCAGTGACACTATCCTTCTGTTGTGATTTTGTAAAAGTAATATCTtggtttattaattaaatgatttTGTTCTTTATATGTTATGCgttgaaattatatttttgaaatatgttttctttttaccaaaaaatatatatatatatgttttcttgAACCATCTATAATGAAAATGATTGGTCGTCTCATAATCTTTCTTTAGCTTCAAAGATGGGTTGTCTCAGCATCATTTTGAAACAGACCAACAAAACATCATCTTAGCAAATAAATCCAAGTGACATTTCCTTGACCAGTTTAAGAGCGGTGTTGACTTTCCTAAACGTAATAGTTTGATCAATTATCTTGTGAACGATCGATGTTTGATATGATTTTGActgtcaagaaaaaaaaaatgtgattCTGACtgtcaagaagaaaaaaaaagagaggagaggaaCGTTTCTTTTTGCGCTAATGGGCTTCCATGGAGTAGCTACCCAACGTGGCTCACCAGTCTCGTCCTGAAATTTTGGGCTCCCATAAAccaatgtttttgtttttttatttattacaagCACAGTTTAAATTACAGGGGATGATGATTTCTCACATATACACAACTAAGATATTATggaaatttgaacttgagatcTCAAATATGCACGCCAAGACCATTTTTCACTCTAAGTTTTTATTTGGACATGTTGAAGACCTCCAGTTTAGGGATGAAGCATTGCTCGACAGGGCCTtgagtaattatattttaaattcgaaagaaaaacaaaaacaaaaactcctAAAGTTTTTAATGTATTAGAGAAAATCTTTCCAAATCTCCTATATAAATAGGAGGGTATGaacattctttttttcataatttttttcatggtattttatataaaaactaTTTTActtaggcttattatcacaaaacatccctgaggtttacgaaactatcagattgcatccttaatgtttttttgtgtcacttatggtcctcaaggttagtatgtgcaatcaNNNNNNNNNNAAATCACATAATCACATTCAATCGTGAAAGGTCTATTCCAGTAAAAATTTGTCTgggaaagaacaaaatttgtCTATTTCAGATCTAGTTTTTAGGCCGTTTCAACAAGTCTCAGGCTTCAAAATAACAGTATTTCTCTTTGCCACAACTGTAAGTTTGATATACATTGTTGGCCTATTCCTACGACAACTTAAGTTTTTTAAGTTAATGATTGTCTAACAAGATCAAGGgtgttttttcaaataaaatcagaAGTGAGAAGAGAACAAATTCGACATTAATGTCTGGATAAGAGAACGAGTATGCGAGTATAAATTGACGACTTGGATTAGAGATTGTCTTGAAAcgttttaaattaatttcccGATTGATTTGTTCAACCATACTAGTTATATCTCTTCGatgcaaacaaaaatatgtGATAGGTTTGTTGATGAGTTGCATGTCATAACCTTGATCGAGATGCATAGCTCATTTTGGTAAAACACGTTTGTGTATTGACTACGCCCTTCCGATTGTTCAGGGACACTGAAAGTTGTGGGAAGGACATTTTACCCTTTGGCATTTGCCTCCTTCTGAGCTCCATGGCGCCGTATTGTTTACTTGCTAGAATGAGAACAATACATAAGTTCTTTGACATTTATCAGAAAGATTAGTTTTGTCCAGAATATCAAATACCATGAACCATTGCAGGGTCTTATCCCGTGGACTTGGTGGAGTATTGTTTACTTCATAGACTCTTTCAatcatatcattttttttaattgacccagaaagaataatatattgatttttttccttttatattttcttgcaacACACGGTACTACCGTGCTACTATATAATTTCTCCTGACAAAGACCCGTTTGGATCTTGTAAATCCCCTTCTTTTCAGTTCAGAACAGGAAAAATCTTAAGCTGTCTCTCCACCACAAGTTCATGTTCTTAATCACTCATACCCAGTATAACGACACTATGAACTAGTAGTGGTCATTTTGACAATGTCCATTTGTCCCATTTCTCATTCCTAAGgatatattattgaaaattatcTCCAAGTTAATTTGCTGATTtgcttaattttgataagctCTTAGCGATAAAGTTGGCATAGAATGACAGAGACTTAGGCTGCTACTTAAAAGTCTTTCATCATAACTGGTCTTAGACAATGTCTTGAATTTCTTGTTCTGCCCTTTCCCTTCAACACGCATAATTTCCCTTATAAATAACAAAGAGAAACacatttatatacatataatatttaGATTCACAGGAATATCTTGGTAGCGCTTTTGGGTAGAAATTTGAATGGACGAACTCAGTAAAGAGCGTACCCTAGCGGAAACACCAACATGGGCTGTTGCTGTGGTCTGTTTTGTGTTGCTTGCAGTTTCAATCTTCATTGAACGTATCATACACCTCATAGGAAAGGTAAGGCCAGATTTCTTAGTTAACTAATTGGCTTCAAGCTGATTGGCCTCATtcccacaaaaaaatattgttcAGTTAAAGATCATGCATGCAACCAAATCCAATGTAGTTGGGATGAAGGCTTTGCTGCTGCCTTCAGTTTATTAGGGTTTTCAGTTTATTAAACTGGTGCAGATGAATCTGAGTGCACCAGAATTAGTGTTCTGGGCATTGGCTGCCTGCTTGAATTTACTTTCTTGTCTTTAAACATCAATGTTGATCATTGCACCTGACATTGTTCTTGCACCATTTTCAGTGGTTAACAAGCAAACACAAGAGAGCTCTAGTTGAAGCACTTGAGAAGATTAAATCTGGTACCCCATCATGCGgtcatttagttttttttttttttcttttggaattaAAGCAATTTATGTTTGTTCAAAGCCTAACAATTTGTTTGTTCTCTTTGGTTTCTTTGAAGAGCTCATGCTGTTGGGATTTCTATCCTTGCTCCTAACTGTGCTGCAAGGACGTATCTCTGATATATGCATACCAAAAAGTATTGGGGCCTCTTGGCATCCCTGCAGTAAGGAAGCAGAgtcaaaatctgaaaacaagGGTAGGAAACTTCTTGATTTCTCAGATCCTGACTTCAGTTACAGGCGCAGGTTAGCAG
The Prunus dulcis chromosome 2, ALMONDv2, whole genome shotgun sequence DNA segment above includes these coding regions:
- the LOC117617150 gene encoding zinc finger CCCH domain-containing protein 40-like; the protein is MAHRLLRNVEADGWERSDFPIICESCLGDNPYVRMTRADYDKECKICTRPFTVFRWRPGRDARFKKSEICQTCSKLKNVCQVCLLDLEYGLPVQVRDTALAIGSNDAIPKSDVNREFFAEEHDRKARAGIDYESSYGKARPSDTILKLQRTTPYYKRNRAHVCSFYIRGECTRGAECPYRHEMPITGELSQQNIKDRYYGVNDPVAMKLLNKAGEMPSLEPPEDESIRTLYVGGLDERISEQDLRDQFYAHGEIESVRMVLQRACAFVTYTTREGAEKAAEELSNKLVIKGLRLKLMWGRPQAPKQDSEGTAEARQQAVAHSGLLPRAVISQQQNQLQDQPAPVHYYNMPPPPSQERSFYPSMDPQRMGAIVPSQEGAPSGPTGSGENNSSAERQQRSQHYAFQNMPQPHAQYRQQFYPPPYGYMPPPPAPHQQYPPQYHAGVTPPPSLPMNQQYQNSATPGPAHSGSTSSGSAPSNSGPSGSTPSGSGSAQTGSSQQ